In Gordonia phthalatica, one genomic interval encodes:
- a CDS encoding aldehyde dehydrogenase family protein, producing the protein MTDLTKFYINGQWVDPIGDSKLLDVINPATERPAGTVALGSSADVDAAVIAARHAFEGWSSSTVDDRIALIGAILGEYQKRADDLAAAVTTEMGAPAGLAAAAQVPIGMAHLATAAESLKTFSFSEDRGTSRIVKEPIGVCGFITPWNWPLNQVMCKVAPALATGCTMILKPSEVAPFSAAIVAEIFDAAGVPAGVFNLVNGDGPGVGSALSAHPNIDMISFTGSTRAGVEVAKSAAPSVKRVAQELGGKSPNILLDDASLAKNVKAGVAAMMVNSGQSCNAPSRMLVPSHRLDEVAAAAAEAAAPLTVGDPTTGVRLGPVVSEAQFEKIQGLIERAIADGAKPIVGGAGRPDGLDTGYYVKPTVFTNVTNDMEIARTEIFGPVLVVIGYDSVDEAIKIGNDTEYGLAGYVSGEDLEQVRYVGSKLRAGSITLNSASIDPTAPFGGYKRSGNGREWSDYAFDEFLEVKSLMGFGA; encoded by the coding sequence ATGACTGATTTGACCAAGTTCTACATCAACGGCCAGTGGGTCGATCCCATCGGCGACAGCAAGCTCCTGGACGTGATCAATCCGGCCACCGAGCGGCCCGCCGGCACCGTCGCGCTCGGCAGCAGCGCCGACGTCGACGCCGCCGTGATCGCTGCCCGACACGCCTTCGAGGGGTGGTCGTCGTCCACCGTCGACGACCGCATCGCACTGATCGGCGCCATCCTCGGCGAGTACCAGAAACGTGCGGACGACCTCGCCGCCGCCGTGACCACCGAGATGGGCGCCCCGGCAGGCCTGGCCGCCGCGGCTCAGGTCCCGATCGGCATGGCGCACCTGGCGACGGCCGCCGAATCGCTGAAGACGTTCTCCTTCTCCGAGGACCGCGGCACCTCCCGGATCGTCAAGGAGCCGATCGGCGTCTGCGGGTTCATCACCCCGTGGAACTGGCCGCTGAACCAGGTCATGTGCAAGGTGGCGCCCGCCCTCGCGACCGGATGCACCATGATCTTGAAGCCCAGTGAGGTGGCACCCTTCTCCGCCGCGATCGTCGCCGAGATCTTCGACGCCGCCGGCGTCCCGGCGGGAGTGTTCAACCTCGTCAACGGCGACGGCCCCGGCGTCGGATCGGCGCTGTCCGCGCACCCGAACATCGACATGATCTCGTTCACCGGCTCCACCCGCGCGGGTGTCGAAGTGGCCAAGAGCGCCGCACCGTCGGTGAAGCGCGTCGCCCAGGAACTCGGCGGGAAGAGCCCGAACATCCTGCTCGACGACGCCTCCCTCGCCAAGAACGTCAAGGCCGGCGTCGCGGCGATGATGGTCAACTCCGGGCAGTCGTGCAACGCACCCAGCCGCATGCTGGTGCCGTCGCACCGACTCGACGAGGTGGCCGCCGCTGCCGCCGAAGCCGCCGCCCCGCTGACCGTCGGCGATCCGACCACCGGTGTCCGGCTGGGCCCGGTGGTGTCCGAGGCGCAGTTCGAGAAGATCCAGGGGCTCATCGAGCGCGCGATCGCCGACGGCGCCAAGCCGATCGTCGGCGGTGCGGGCCGCCCGGACGGTCTCGACACCGGCTACTACGTTAAGCCCACGGTGTTCACGAATGTCACCAACGACATGGAGATCGCCCGCACCGAGATCTTCGGCCCGGTGCTGGTGGTGATCGGCTACGACTCGGTGGACGAGGCCATCAAGATCGGCAACGACACCGAGTACGGTCTGGCCGGCTACGTCTCCGGCGAGGACCTGGAGCAGGTCCGGTACGTCGGCTCCAAGCTCCGGGCGGGTTCCATCACCCTGAACTCGGCGTCCATCGATCCGACCGCCCCGTTCGGCGGCTACAAGCGCAGCGGCAACGGCCGCGAGTGGAGCGACTACGCCTTCGACGAGTTCCTCGAGGTCAAGTCGCTGATGGGCTTCGGCGCCTGA
- a CDS encoding DUF4190 domain-containing protein, whose product MTSDDPREQGPSRPQGPGPASPPPGRPPAPWEKAPTAPSSAPPNRPAPRQPVNPHQVPPIPPVPPMVVRQEPHRDAPAAGPIPAAPPRPAGPSHSGPRPPASGPAFPAQPPRTPAASGAPRPPTPAPTPAAPKPAPPADRVDAEPTERPLAYSAVRESAAPVRPSTAPASTDQASLDAEHSPSAPKESEPVASLTATKSAPQRLSTNAIVAFLLSAVGFLFPFGLWLGYRTRARIDKGNGEYGREFATAAIIIGWLWLVFLVLGLLAYLWILI is encoded by the coding sequence GTGACTTCCGACGATCCACGTGAGCAGGGCCCCAGCCGACCGCAGGGGCCCGGCCCGGCGTCCCCACCTCCCGGTCGGCCGCCGGCACCGTGGGAGAAGGCACCGACCGCTCCGAGTTCGGCCCCGCCGAATCGGCCCGCGCCGCGGCAGCCGGTGAACCCGCATCAAGTTCCGCCGATCCCCCCGGTCCCGCCCATGGTGGTCCGACAGGAGCCCCACCGCGATGCTCCCGCGGCCGGCCCCATCCCCGCGGCGCCGCCGCGACCGGCGGGTCCCAGCCACTCCGGTCCCCGACCGCCCGCGAGCGGTCCAGCCTTCCCGGCGCAGCCACCGCGGACACCAGCGGCCTCCGGCGCACCCCGGCCTCCGACGCCGGCCCCTACTCCGGCAGCGCCGAAACCCGCCCCGCCCGCGGACCGCGTCGACGCCGAGCCGACCGAACGCCCCCTCGCCTACTCCGCCGTGCGCGAGTCCGCGGCACCGGTCCGACCGTCGACCGCTCCCGCATCGACCGACCAGGCATCGCTCGACGCGGAGCACTCCCCCTCAGCCCCCAAGGAATCCGAGCCCGTGGCCTCTCTCACCGCGACCAAATCCGCTCCACAGCGCCTCAGCACCAACGCGATCGTCGCGTTCCTGCTGTCGGCCGTGGGTTTCCTGTTCCCGTTCGGCCTGTGGCTGGGCTACCGAACCCGTGCACGCATCGACAAGGGCAACGGCGAGTACGGGCGCGAGTTCGCGACCGCCGCGATCATCATCGGCTGGCTGTGGCTGGTCTTCCTGGTCCTGGGCCTGCTGGCCTACCTGTGGATCTTGATCTGA
- a CDS encoding peptidylprolyl isomerase — protein sequence MDGVSEQNKTATLHTNRGDIVIELFPNHAPVTVENFVGLADGSKEYSTKNAKGEASGPFYDGAVFHRVINGFMIQGGDPTGTGRGGPGYQFKDEFHPELQFDRPYLLAMANAGPGTNGSQFFITVGPTPHLNRRHTIFGEVKDAASQAVVDAIATTATDRTDRPVDAVVIESVELS from the coding sequence ATGGACGGTGTGAGTGAGCAGAACAAGACCGCGACCCTCCACACGAATCGCGGCGACATCGTCATCGAACTCTTCCCGAACCACGCGCCGGTCACCGTCGAGAACTTCGTCGGCCTGGCGGACGGCTCCAAGGAGTACTCCACCAAGAACGCGAAGGGCGAGGCCAGCGGCCCGTTCTACGACGGCGCCGTGTTCCACCGCGTCATCAACGGCTTCATGATCCAGGGCGGCGACCCGACCGGTACCGGTCGCGGCGGCCCCGGCTACCAGTTCAAGGACGAGTTCCACCCGGAACTGCAGTTCGACCGCCCCTACCTGCTGGCCATGGCCAACGCCGGCCCGGGCACCAACGGTTCGCAGTTCTTCATCACCGTGGGCCCCACCCCGCACCTGAACCGCCGCCACACCATCTTCGGTGAGGTCAAGGACGCGGCTTCGCAGGCCGTCGTCGACGCGATCGCCACCACGGCGACCGACCGCACCGACCGCCCGGTCGACGCCGTCGTCATCGAGAGCGTCGAGCTCAGCTGA
- a CDS encoding rhomboid family intramembrane serine protease, whose product MNAAAPTIDVASHTKPYVTYALIAINVLIFGAVVLQAGGFTNLGRSTIMQQGALISGGGFENEYWRLVTSGFLHWSVTHLAVNMFSLYLIGADLERLFGRGRYLAVYLVGLLGGSAAVMALEPGLKATAGASGAIYGLLGALLVVVLKLKLPATTVIAVIVINVVLSLSIPGISLLGHLGGLVFGSAAAAAVIWLPVKILPPEKQTYQQVTKIGWYGLTALAVIALVIGTSFAVEASLG is encoded by the coding sequence GTGAACGCGGCGGCCCCGACCATCGATGTCGCGTCCCACACCAAGCCCTATGTCACCTACGCGCTGATCGCGATCAACGTGCTGATCTTCGGCGCCGTCGTCCTGCAGGCCGGAGGGTTCACGAACCTCGGCCGGTCGACGATCATGCAGCAGGGCGCGCTGATCAGCGGCGGCGGCTTCGAGAACGAGTACTGGCGCTTGGTGACCTCCGGCTTCCTGCACTGGTCGGTGACGCACCTGGCCGTCAACATGTTCTCCCTGTATCTGATCGGCGCCGATCTCGAGCGTCTCTTCGGCCGCGGTCGCTACCTGGCGGTGTACCTCGTCGGTCTCCTCGGCGGCAGTGCCGCGGTGATGGCGCTGGAGCCGGGCCTCAAGGCGACGGCGGGAGCCTCCGGAGCCATCTACGGCCTGCTCGGCGCACTGCTCGTGGTGGTGCTGAAGTTGAAGCTGCCCGCAACCACCGTCATCGCCGTCATCGTCATCAACGTGGTGCTCTCGCTCAGCATCCCCGGCATCTCGTTGCTCGGCCACCTGGGTGGACTCGTCTTCGGTTCTGCGGCGGCCGCCGCAGTCATCTGGCTGCCGGTCAAGATCCTGCCGCCGGAGAAGCAGACCTATCAGCAGGTCACCAAGATCGGGTGGTACGGGCTCACGGCCCTCGCGGTGATCGCACTCGTCATCGGGACCTCGTTCGCCGTCGAGGCGAGCCTCGGGTGA
- a CDS encoding PH domain-containing protein produces MDNSDKAVHEQWATPLPAAIALLGVGVALGAAAAASYADPPAVVFIGVAALAAFGMGLVSLLRRPRLTLLSGPRLVVKTLFRGTWEIDTAEVERVSVLHTRRIVGRTRQLVIDLPDDRLLVFGRWDLGEEPTVVVEKLRVAGFNAE; encoded by the coding sequence GTGGATAACTCCGACAAGGCTGTGCATGAACAGTGGGCGACGCCGCTTCCCGCGGCGATCGCCCTGCTCGGCGTGGGCGTCGCACTCGGTGCGGCCGCCGCGGCGTCGTACGCCGATCCACCCGCGGTGGTCTTCATCGGCGTCGCCGCACTCGCGGCGTTCGGCATGGGACTGGTCTCACTGCTGAGACGACCGCGTTTGACGCTGCTCTCCGGTCCGCGCCTGGTCGTCAAGACGCTGTTCCGCGGTACGTGGGAGATCGACACCGCAGAGGTGGAGCGGGTGTCCGTGCTGCACACGCGCCGCATCGTCGGACGCACCAGGCAGCTGGTGATCGATCTCCCCGACGATCGCCTTCTCGTGTTCGGCCGTTGGGACTTGGGCGAAGAGCCGACGGTCGTCGTGGAGAAGCTGCGGGTCGCCGGCTTCAACGCCGAGTAG
- the crgA gene encoding cell division protein CrgA, which translates to MPKSKVRKKTDYTINTANRTPVKVKAGPSGVLYQSVMFGLMLFGLVWLMVYYLGASTNKYSALDWMSNLGPWNMLIGFGFMVVGLLMTMGWR; encoded by the coding sequence ATGCCTAAGTCAAAAGTTCGGAAGAAGACCGACTACACCATCAACACCGCCAATCGCACCCCGGTGAAGGTGAAGGCCGGCCCGTCCGGCGTGCTGTACCAGTCGGTCATGTTCGGACTCATGCTGTTCGGTCTGGTGTGGCTGATGGTGTACTACCTCGGCGCCTCCACCAACAAGTACTCGGCGCTCGACTGGATGAGCAACCTCGGTCCGTGGAACATGCTCATCGGCTTCGGATTCATGGTCGTCGGCCTGCTGATGACGATGGGGTGGCGCTGA
- a CDS encoding aminodeoxychorismate/anthranilate synthase component II, with amino-acid sequence MRILVIDNYDSFVYNLVQYLGQLGVEAVVWRNDDERLADLEAVVDEFDGILLSPGPGTPDRAGATEPIIRIAAKARKPLLGVCLGHQAIGEVFGGTVTRAPELLHGKTSLVEHDGTGVLEGLPQPFVATRYHSLTVEPESIPDSLVVTGKTENGIVMAMRHRELPIHSVQFHPESVLTQGGHRMLANWLRICGFDVPEARIAELEKQAADALSGSAS; translated from the coding sequence GTGCGCATCCTCGTCATCGACAACTACGACAGCTTCGTCTACAACCTGGTCCAGTACCTCGGCCAGTTGGGTGTCGAGGCCGTGGTCTGGCGCAACGACGACGAGCGGTTGGCCGATCTCGAGGCCGTCGTCGACGAGTTCGACGGCATCCTGCTGAGCCCCGGCCCGGGCACCCCGGACCGCGCGGGCGCCACCGAACCGATCATCAGGATCGCCGCGAAGGCGCGCAAGCCGCTGCTGGGCGTGTGCCTGGGCCACCAGGCGATCGGCGAGGTCTTCGGCGGCACTGTGACCCGGGCGCCTGAACTGCTGCACGGCAAGACCTCGCTCGTCGAGCACGACGGCACCGGTGTCCTGGAGGGACTGCCGCAGCCGTTCGTCGCCACCCGTTACCACTCGCTGACCGTGGAGCCGGAGAGCATCCCGGACAGTCTGGTCGTCACGGGGAAGACGGAGAACGGCATCGTCATGGCGATGCGGCACCGCGAGCTGCCGATCCACTCGGTCCAGTTCCACCCGGAGAGCGTTCTGACCCAGGGCGGTCACCGCATGCTCGCCAACTGGCTGCGCATCTGCGGCTTCGACGTCCCCGAGGCGCGGATCGCCGAGCTGGAGAAGCAGGCGGCCGACGCGCTGTCCGGCAGCGCCTCCTAG
- the pknB gene encoding Stk1 family PASTA domain-containing Ser/Thr kinase has product MSEVQFARDLLLHRDVAIKILRPDLARDPMFYMRFHREAKNAAKLNHPTIVQVFDTGEAETDEGPLPFIVMEYVEGETLRDILRASGHIAQKQAMTWMADVAAAMDFSHRNNIVHRDMKPANVMIDRTGAVKVMDFGIARALDDTSATMTQTSAVMGTAQYLSPEQARGIKVDPRSDIYSMGCVLFELVTGEPPFTGDSPIAVAHQHVHEDPRRPSSIRPEITPELDSVIMQAMSKNPANRYQTAADFRADLIKVLAGGKPSAPMLLTDEEQTALIDAPRIAVRNESLHSRRRTRSTREDETEVPAGSGVFRSRRVRIAVAIAAILVMLIGLFSWSPWSSSAPLIAVPKVAGLAADAAQANLEQAGFSVKQTKEPSSDIAEGLATRTAPGDDVPTAKGSEVTLYISSGPQRQSVPDLRGKTPDEAKKQLGVLGFTEVKTEDTESTMNLKGKVVRTNPRTGQSAPVNARVIVYVGTGPKEVSLPDLRGQTSDEAATTLKGLDLEMATVQVDSELPSGEVVSTSPEPGTNVEVGSIVQVQISRGNMFVMPNLRGKTLAEAQTALERAGWEANTLTQRERGVGLASKDDGKVVGQTPSAGTKLRKSSSIEVVIGRASLIPG; this is encoded by the coding sequence ATGTCGGAGGTCCAGTTCGCGCGCGACCTGCTGCTGCACCGCGACGTCGCGATCAAGATCCTGCGGCCCGACCTGGCCCGGGATCCGATGTTCTACATGCGGTTCCACCGTGAGGCCAAGAACGCCGCGAAGCTGAACCACCCGACCATCGTGCAGGTCTTCGACACCGGTGAGGCCGAGACCGACGAGGGTCCGCTGCCGTTCATCGTGATGGAGTACGTGGAGGGCGAGACCCTCCGCGACATCCTCCGCGCCTCCGGGCACATCGCCCAGAAACAGGCCATGACGTGGATGGCCGACGTGGCCGCCGCCATGGACTTCTCGCACCGGAACAACATCGTCCACCGCGACATGAAGCCCGCCAACGTGATGATCGACCGGACGGGTGCGGTCAAGGTGATGGACTTCGGCATCGCTCGCGCCCTCGACGACACGTCGGCCACCATGACGCAGACGTCCGCGGTCATGGGCACCGCGCAATACCTCTCGCCCGAGCAGGCGCGCGGCATCAAGGTGGATCCGCGCAGCGACATCTACTCGATGGGCTGCGTGCTGTTCGAGCTCGTCACCGGGGAGCCTCCGTTCACCGGCGACTCGCCGATCGCCGTCGCTCACCAGCACGTTCACGAGGATCCGCGCAGGCCGTCGTCCATCCGGCCCGAGATCACCCCCGAGCTGGACTCAGTGATCATGCAGGCGATGAGCAAGAACCCGGCCAACCGCTACCAGACGGCTGCCGACTTCCGCGCCGACCTGATCAAGGTCCTCGCCGGCGGCAAGCCGTCGGCCCCGATGCTGCTGACCGACGAGGAGCAGACCGCCCTCATCGACGCGCCGCGCATCGCCGTCCGCAACGAATCACTGCACAGCCGTCGACGGACCCGCTCCACCCGCGAGGACGAGACGGAGGTGCCGGCCGGCAGCGGAGTGTTCCGCAGTCGCCGCGTCCGGATCGCCGTCGCGATCGCCGCGATCCTGGTGATGCTGATCGGACTGTTCTCGTGGTCGCCGTGGTCGTCGTCGGCACCGCTGATCGCCGTGCCGAAGGTCGCCGGACTCGCGGCCGACGCCGCCCAGGCGAACCTGGAGCAGGCCGGCTTCTCGGTGAAACAGACCAAGGAGCCGAGCTCCGACATCGCCGAGGGTCTCGCGACCCGCACGGCGCCCGGTGACGACGTCCCGACCGCCAAGGGCTCCGAGGTGACGCTGTACATCTCCTCGGGCCCGCAGCGGCAATCGGTGCCCGACCTGCGTGGAAAGACCCCGGACGAGGCCAAGAAGCAACTCGGGGTGCTCGGCTTCACCGAGGTGAAGACCGAGGACACCGAGTCCACCATGAACCTCAAGGGCAAAGTGGTCCGCACCAATCCGCGGACCGGCCAGTCCGCCCCGGTGAACGCCCGCGTGATCGTCTACGTCGGCACGGGCCCCAAGGAGGTCAGTCTCCCGGACCTGCGCGGGCAGACCAGCGACGAGGCGGCCACCACCCTCAAGGGCCTCGACCTCGAGATGGCGACCGTTCAGGTGGACTCCGAACTGCCGTCCGGTGAGGTCGTCAGCACCTCGCCGGAGCCCGGCACGAACGTCGAGGTCGGCAGCATCGTCCAGGTGCAGATCTCCCGCGGCAACATGTTCGTGATGCCGAACCTGCGCGGCAAGACCCTCGCCGAGGCGCAGACCGCCCTCGAGCGGGCCGGTTGGGAGGCCAACACGCTGACGCAGCGCGAACGCGGCGTGGGGCTCGCCAGCAAGGACGACGGCAAGGTGGTCGGCCAGACCCCGTCGGCGGGCACCAAGCTGCGGAAGAGTTCGTCGATCGAGGTCGTGATCGGCCGGGCGAGCCTGATTCCGGGCTAG